From Amycolatopsis sp. cg9, one genomic window encodes:
- a CDS encoding pentapeptide repeat-containing protein — protein MLETGEDYREAVLSGQWWEKRRFTGCDFTGADLSGLRTRGCTFDDCVFSRADLSRSRHDASAFRSCTFERTVLAESRWTSCSLLGTSFTDSGFGGIALTECDLSLASLAKARLRKLGLSGLRLREANLTEADLSGADLRGSDLTGARLQGAKFDGADLRGARLDANALVQADLRGADVDVETALAFAAAHGLVIR, from the coding sequence GTGCTGGAGACCGGGGAGGACTACCGCGAAGCGGTGTTGTCGGGTCAGTGGTGGGAAAAGCGCCGGTTCACCGGCTGCGACTTCACCGGGGCGGACCTCAGCGGGCTGCGGACCCGCGGCTGCACCTTCGACGACTGCGTGTTCAGCCGGGCCGACCTGTCGCGCTCGCGCCACGACGCGTCGGCGTTCCGCTCGTGCACCTTCGAGCGCACGGTGCTCGCCGAAAGCCGCTGGACTTCGTGCTCGCTGCTGGGCACTTCGTTCACTGACAGCGGGTTCGGCGGGATCGCGCTGACCGAATGCGACCTGTCGCTGGCCTCGCTCGCGAAGGCGCGGCTGCGCAAGCTCGGGCTGTCGGGGCTGCGGCTGCGGGAAGCGAACCTGACCGAGGCCGACCTGTCGGGCGCCGACCTCCGCGGCAGCGACCTGACCGGCGCCCGCTTGCAGGGCGCGAAGTTCGACGGCGCCGACCTGCGCGGTGCGCGCCTCGACGCGAACGCCCTCGTCCAAGCCGACCTGCGGGGCGCCGACGTCGACGTCGAGACGGCGCTCGCCTTCGCCGCCGCCCACGGCCTCGTCATCCGCTGA
- a CDS encoding TNT domain-containing protein — MAQPTTQLNATEQDTLVKQIGLALLRAAPRDWRKVTAEYRAVGRYHELTGEIVTEDGTVHEWLATHDIATLFGRLRGGMYRDGRGTWFNARYQLDHPSSYNLEYNRDEPVWNLAPPPQAYSDELRMFPRTEDNVPEWLIRRMSGLGPEQPGPHFRIARIFDTVGPAGRPVINRPDLEVDEQDRLLEYLERAPLVVPERGYDIDRLAATPEATVPVAFHSDGQWIWPAAVNFYLHKYGVSPEPDLVEHVRAVGFKLPPVDEPTLQAAAGYLTRGNQPPPPPQQRPAGPPPQGPPPQGPPPQQQAPAGPPPAAAVPPPVVPPQPPAPVEAPLAAHAPVEPEAPAEEHEYAEEGQYAEDGYDDQEFDDRFAEDDQYAEDEYDQQAEHAGTNGSSPEPGRVPDLDETAEYVPDQPIGHEQEPRDGEHAAFRSGAPAEAAEDEAGHAFDAGQASRHDEEARAAFQPPRHDEEPTGFPARHDDESSHAFATGQARHGEEPPFQPGDDEAFQSGQESPFQAHDEDEPHHDEEPAHAFAPGQARHEDEPGRRHEDEAAHSFTPGQARHEDEAAHSFQPGQARHEDEAAHSFQPGLPPRREEQPAFDPGPPTMITQPEIPGVLPVPEPPAPQPAAQAEPAAAAPRPGRRALRRETPDHPVLAGLQAKLDELDVPESGYKLGEPAEHGWSVEEVDDGWRVGWYDGKLSNPAVFGDAEDAAAFMLGKLLLNPEGHVPAEEPPAPEPEPEPEPEPAPQRVVATLSPEVATGSYPVRKPEPVPPQEQTAFTSAEELFGDLEDDEPPAPPRQPVPPAPVPAGPPPMAQQQVAPPPAPPRREPPSAPTVLAPVPPGVPPVQPPVPPRQEPARPAVNGGGGGGQQQWPIGPMAGEPPLTLFRGKELRELPAGSELDRFGGPTGNLTYAAGTPFAERSLVPEWVNRPYHVYRVQRPLEALAGVAIPWFNQPGGGSAYLLPASIEELLAEGDLIELDPGEPPVD; from the coding sequence GTGGCACAACCGACGACGCAGCTGAACGCGACCGAGCAGGACACCCTGGTCAAGCAGATCGGACTTGCCCTGCTGCGTGCCGCCCCGCGCGACTGGCGCAAGGTCACCGCGGAGTACCGAGCCGTCGGGAGGTACCACGAGCTGACCGGCGAGATCGTCACCGAAGACGGGACGGTCCACGAGTGGCTCGCCACCCACGACATCGCCACGCTCTTCGGCAGGCTCCGCGGCGGCATGTACCGCGACGGCCGCGGCACCTGGTTCAACGCGCGCTACCAGCTCGACCACCCGTCCAGCTACAACCTCGAGTACAACCGCGACGAACCGGTGTGGAACCTCGCGCCGCCGCCGCAGGCCTACTCGGACGAGCTGCGGATGTTCCCGCGCACCGAGGACAACGTGCCCGAGTGGCTGATCCGGCGGATGTCCGGGCTCGGCCCGGAGCAGCCGGGGCCGCACTTCCGGATCGCCCGGATCTTCGACACCGTCGGCCCGGCCGGCCGTCCGGTCATCAACCGGCCCGACCTCGAGGTCGACGAGCAGGACCGGCTGCTGGAGTACCTCGAGCGCGCGCCGCTGGTGGTGCCCGAGCGCGGGTACGACATCGACCGGCTCGCCGCGACTCCGGAGGCCACCGTCCCGGTCGCCTTCCACAGCGACGGCCAGTGGATCTGGCCCGCCGCCGTCAACTTCTACTTGCACAAGTACGGCGTTTCGCCCGAACCGGACCTCGTCGAGCACGTCCGCGCGGTCGGGTTCAAGCTGCCGCCGGTCGACGAGCCGACGTTGCAGGCCGCCGCGGGCTACCTCACGCGGGGGAACCAGCCGCCGCCCCCGCCGCAGCAGCGCCCGGCCGGGCCGCCGCCCCAGGGCCCGCCGCCGCAGGGGCCGCCCCCGCAGCAGCAGGCTCCCGCGGGCCCGCCGCCCGCCGCGGCCGTCCCGCCGCCGGTCGTGCCGCCCCAGCCGCCCGCGCCGGTGGAGGCTCCGCTCGCGGCGCACGCGCCGGTCGAGCCGGAGGCCCCGGCCGAGGAGCACGAGTACGCCGAAGAGGGTCAGTACGCCGAGGACGGCTACGACGACCAGGAGTTCGACGACCGCTTCGCCGAGGACGACCAGTACGCCGAAGACGAGTACGACCAGCAGGCCGAGCACGCCGGGACGAACGGCTCGTCGCCGGAGCCGGGCCGGGTGCCCGACCTCGACGAGACCGCGGAGTACGTGCCCGACCAGCCGATCGGGCACGAGCAGGAGCCGCGGGACGGCGAGCACGCCGCGTTCCGGTCCGGTGCGCCCGCGGAGGCGGCCGAGGACGAGGCCGGGCACGCGTTCGACGCCGGCCAGGCGTCCCGGCACGACGAGGAAGCGCGCGCCGCGTTCCAGCCGCCGCGGCACGACGAGGAGCCCACGGGCTTCCCGGCGCGCCACGACGACGAGTCCTCGCACGCCTTCGCAACGGGGCAAGCACGGCACGGCGAAGAGCCGCCGTTCCAGCCCGGCGACGACGAAGCCTTCCAGTCCGGCCAGGAGTCGCCGTTCCAGGCCCACGACGAGGACGAGCCGCACCACGACGAGGAACCCGCCCACGCCTTCGCGCCCGGCCAGGCCCGGCACGAGGACGAACCCGGCCGGCGTCACGAGGACGAAGCCGCGCACTCCTTCACACCCGGCCAAGCCCGGCACGAGGACGAAGCCGCACATTCCTTCCAGCCCGGTCAGGCTCGGCACGAGGACGAGGCCGCGCACTCCTTCCAGCCCGGCCTCCCGCCGCGGCGGGAGGAGCAGCCCGCGTTCGACCCGGGCCCGCCGACCATGATCACCCAGCCCGAGATCCCCGGCGTCCTGCCGGTGCCGGAACCGCCGGCCCCGCAGCCCGCCGCCCAGGCGGAGCCGGCCGCTGCCGCGCCCCGGCCGGGCCGCCGGGCGCTGCGCCGGGAGACCCCGGACCACCCGGTGCTCGCCGGGCTGCAGGCCAAGCTCGACGAGCTCGACGTGCCCGAGAGCGGCTACAAGCTGGGTGAGCCCGCCGAGCACGGCTGGAGCGTCGAAGAGGTCGACGACGGCTGGCGCGTCGGCTGGTACGACGGCAAGCTCAGCAACCCCGCGGTGTTCGGCGACGCCGAGGACGCGGCCGCGTTCATGCTCGGCAAGCTGCTGCTCAACCCGGAAGGCCACGTGCCGGCCGAGGAGCCGCCCGCACCGGAGCCCGAACCCGAGCCCGAGCCGGAACCGGCGCCGCAGCGGGTCGTCGCGACGCTGTCGCCCGAGGTCGCGACCGGCTCGTACCCGGTCCGCAAGCCCGAACCGGTGCCCCCGCAGGAGCAGACGGCGTTCACCAGCGCCGAGGAGCTGTTCGGCGACCTCGAAGACGACGAGCCGCCGGCCCCGCCGCGCCAGCCCGTCCCGCCGGCGCCGGTGCCGGCCGGGCCGCCGCCGATGGCGCAGCAGCAGGTCGCCCCGCCGCCCGCGCCGCCGCGGCGTGAACCGCCGTCGGCGCCGACCGTCCTGGCCCCGGTGCCGCCGGGTGTCCCGCCGGTCCAGCCGCCGGTGCCGCCGCGCCAGGAACCCGCTCGCCCGGCCGTCAACGGCGGTGGTGGCGGCGGTCAGCAGCAGTGGCCGATCGGGCCGATGGCCGGTGAGCCGCCGCTGACGCTGTTCCGCGGCAAGGAGCTGCGCGAGCTGCCCGCGGGCAGCGAGCTGGACCGCTTCGGCGGCCCGACCGGCAATCTGACGTACGCGGCGGGCACGCCGTTCGCCGAGCGGTCGCTGGTGCCGGAGTGGGTCAACCGCCCGTACCACGTCTACCGGGTGCAGCGGCCGCTGGAGGCGCTCGCCGGCGTCGCGATCCCGTGGTTCAACCAGCCCGGCGGCGGGTCGGCGTACCTGCTCCCGGCGTCGATCGAGGAGCTCCTCGCCGAGGGCGACCTGATCGAACTCGACCCGGGCGAACCCCCGGTCGACTGA
- a CDS encoding bifunctional methylenetetrahydrofolate dehydrogenase/methenyltetrahydrofolate cyclohydrolase gives MTAKILDGKATKNAIFAELEPRVAALAAKGVTPGLGTVLVGDDPGSHSYVRMKHADSGKIGINSIRRDLPADITQEKLEAVVDELNADPACHGYIVQLPLPKHLDANRVLERIDPEKDADGLAPVSLGRLVLGQQGALPCTPYGIIELLKRHGVELNGAQVAVVGRGITVGRTLGLLLTRRSENATVTLCHTGTRDLAAEVRRADVVIAAAGVPGIITPDMVAPGAAVLDVGVSHVDGKLTGDVHPDVAEVAGWLSPNPGGVGPMTRAMLVSNVVEAAERSLQGR, from the coding sequence GTGACGGCGAAGATTCTCGACGGCAAGGCCACCAAGAACGCCATTTTCGCGGAGCTCGAACCCCGCGTCGCGGCTCTGGCCGCGAAGGGGGTGACGCCGGGCCTGGGCACCGTCCTGGTCGGCGACGACCCGGGGTCGCACTCGTACGTGCGGATGAAGCACGCCGACAGCGGCAAGATCGGGATCAACTCGATCCGCCGCGACCTGCCCGCGGACATCACCCAGGAGAAGCTCGAAGCCGTCGTCGACGAGCTGAACGCCGACCCGGCGTGCCACGGCTACATCGTCCAGCTGCCGCTGCCGAAGCACCTCGACGCGAACCGCGTGCTCGAGCGGATCGACCCGGAGAAGGACGCCGACGGTCTCGCGCCGGTCAGCCTGGGCCGTCTGGTGCTGGGCCAGCAGGGCGCGCTGCCGTGCACGCCGTACGGGATCATCGAGCTGCTCAAGCGCCACGGCGTCGAGCTGAACGGCGCCCAGGTCGCCGTGGTCGGCCGCGGCATCACCGTCGGCCGCACGCTCGGCCTGCTGCTGACCCGCCGCAGCGAGAACGCCACCGTCACCCTGTGCCACACCGGCACCCGCGACCTCGCCGCCGAGGTCCGCCGCGCCGACGTCGTGATCGCCGCGGCCGGGGTGCCGGGCATCATCACGCCGGACATGGTCGCGCCGGGCGCCGCGGTGCTCGACGTCGGCGTGTCCCACGTGGACGGCAAGCTCACCGGCGATGTTCACCCGGACGTGGCCGAGGTGGCCGGCTGGCTTTCGCCGAACCCCGGCGGGGTCGGCCCGATGACCCGGGCGATGCTCGTCAGCAACGTCGTCGAAGCGGCGGAGCGCTCGCTCCAAGGCCGATGA
- a CDS encoding DUF3017 domain-containing protein has translation MTMTEDRRDIGDRRGRQARFTQLPFALVLLVVAVAVLRIVQYHWREGAALIGVALLLAGVLRAVLPAARAGLLAIRGRVVDVVTYTGLAAAVLYVALTIIGGPFASS, from the coding sequence ATGACGATGACCGAAGACCGGCGGGACATCGGCGACCGCCGGGGCAGGCAGGCCCGCTTCACGCAGCTGCCGTTCGCGCTGGTGCTGCTGGTGGTCGCCGTCGCCGTGCTGCGGATCGTCCAGTACCACTGGCGGGAGGGTGCGGCGCTGATCGGCGTCGCGCTCCTCCTCGCCGGGGTGCTGCGGGCGGTGCTCCCGGCCGCCAGGGCGGGCCTGCTCGCGATCCGCGGCCGGGTCGTGGACGTCGTGACCTACACCGGCCTGGCGGCCGCGGTGCTGTACGTGGCCTTGACGATCATCGGCGGCCCGTTCGCGTCGTCCTAA
- a CDS encoding MFS transporter has product MPVALLALAIGAFGIGTTEFVMMGVLPQAAADFGVDIPTAGYLISGYALGVVIGAPLLTAAAVRLPRKTMLLAMMGLFTLGNALFALSPNQEFGVAFRFLAGLPHGAFFGAGAVVASSLVGPGQRAKAVSMMFLGLTLANVIGVPLGTLLGQQVGWRATFGVVAVIGLVAVAAIAKLVPHQGKPADASLRGELGAFKRPQVHLALAIVTFGLGGVFACLSYITPMLTDVAGYSPSNVTLLLSLAGVGMTIGNLLGGRLADRALMPGLYAALLSLACVLGIFTITAQGKVGAAITIFFVGVAGFMIGPMMQARIMEKAGGTPSLVSAAVQSAFNIANSIGAYLGGLVIAGGLGLVAPNWVGALLAVFGLSLAIVSGTLDRREAKAERRELALAS; this is encoded by the coding sequence GTGCCCGTCGCGCTGCTCGCGCTCGCCATCGGAGCTTTCGGCATCGGGACCACCGAGTTCGTCATGATGGGCGTGCTGCCCCAGGCGGCCGCCGACTTCGGCGTCGACATCCCGACCGCCGGCTACCTCATCTCCGGTTACGCCCTCGGCGTCGTCATCGGCGCCCCCCTGCTCACCGCGGCCGCCGTCCGGCTGCCGCGCAAGACCATGCTGTTGGCCATGATGGGCCTGTTCACCCTGGGCAACGCCCTCTTCGCGCTCTCCCCCAACCAGGAGTTCGGCGTCGCGTTCCGGTTCCTCGCCGGCCTGCCGCACGGCGCGTTCTTCGGCGCGGGCGCGGTCGTCGCATCCAGTTTGGTCGGACCCGGCCAGCGCGCCAAGGCCGTGTCGATGATGTTCCTCGGCCTGACCCTGGCGAACGTCATCGGCGTACCGCTCGGCACGCTGCTGGGCCAGCAGGTCGGCTGGCGCGCCACGTTCGGCGTCGTCGCCGTGATCGGACTGGTGGCCGTCGCCGCCATCGCGAAGCTCGTCCCGCACCAGGGCAAGCCCGCCGACGCGTCGCTGCGCGGTGAGCTCGGCGCGTTCAAGCGGCCCCAGGTGCACCTCGCGCTGGCGATCGTCACGTTCGGGCTCGGCGGCGTGTTCGCGTGCCTGTCCTACATCACGCCGATGCTGACCGACGTCGCCGGCTACTCGCCGTCGAACGTCACGCTGCTGCTGTCCCTGGCGGGCGTCGGCATGACGATCGGCAACCTGCTCGGCGGCCGGCTGGCCGACCGCGCGCTGATGCCGGGCCTGTACGCCGCGCTGCTGTCGCTGGCCTGCGTGCTGGGCATCTTCACGATCACCGCGCAGGGCAAGGTCGGCGCCGCGATCACGATCTTCTTCGTCGGCGTCGCCGGGTTCATGATCGGCCCGATGATGCAGGCGCGGATCATGGAGAAGGCGGGCGGCACACCGTCCCTGGTGTCGGCCGCCGTCCAGTCCGCGTTCAACATCGCCAACTCGATCGGCGCGTACCTCGGCGGCCTGGTGATCGCGGGCGGCCTCGGCCTGGTCGCCCCGAACTGGGTCGGCGCGCTCCTGGCGGTCTTCGGCCTGTCGCTGGCGATCGTCTCGGGCACTTTGGACCGGCGCGAGGCGAAGGCCGAACGCCGCGAACTCGCCCTCGCTTCCTGA
- a CDS encoding ArsR/SmtB family transcription factor, with protein sequence MAKSVTLPPLVHPERDEITVEGVLRALADPVRLAIVRQLAAADHEIACGGLTVPVTKSTITHHLSILRQAGVVAGRQEGTTRFNSLRRNDLNALFPGLLDGVLAAPR encoded by the coding sequence ATGGCCAAGTCCGTCACCCTGCCGCCGCTCGTCCACCCCGAGCGGGACGAGATCACCGTCGAAGGCGTGCTCCGCGCCCTCGCCGACCCGGTGCGGCTGGCGATCGTGCGGCAGCTCGCGGCCGCGGACCACGAGATCGCGTGCGGCGGGCTGACCGTGCCGGTGACCAAGTCCACAATCACCCACCACCTGAGCATCCTGCGCCAGGCCGGGGTCGTGGCCGGTCGCCAGGAAGGCACAACCCGGTTCAACTCGTTGCGCCGCAACGACCTGAACGCCCTGTTCCCGGGTCTGCTCGACGGGGTTCTGGCCGCCCCGCGCTGA
- a CDS encoding MFS transporter, with protein sequence MSAPSSSRISVLAFGAFGVGTSGYIVAGLLPALTGELHVSATAAAQLVTAFAIAYAIGSPLFAAVTGTWERRTLLVAALAVTAAGNLFAALAPGYGSLLVARVVTAVGAAVFTPAASAVAAQLTAPERRGRAIALVFGGLTVALIFGVPLGSLISQHLGYRTAFALVAAFSLASALAVRLALPSVAAPPRVSLAERFAAGRDPRVLVMLAVTVLGCLAAFMVYTFVSPLLAATAGLHGTAVTVLLFCYGVGGAVGNFAGGRAADRWGSRAPLLVVTASITVVMALLPIATTTPIAAGVALFVWGMATWSFSPPVQHRLIELAPGHAGLVLSLNASAIYLGVGLSGVVGGAVLDSGGPLILPEVAAALTLLALVLVGAAWGRVREPVAA encoded by the coding sequence ATGTCCGCACCCTCGTCCTCGAGGATCTCGGTGCTGGCCTTCGGCGCGTTCGGCGTCGGGACCAGCGGCTACATCGTCGCCGGGCTGCTGCCCGCGCTGACCGGCGAGCTGCACGTCTCGGCGACCGCCGCGGCCCAGCTCGTCACGGCCTTCGCCATCGCGTACGCGATCGGGTCGCCGCTCTTCGCCGCCGTCACCGGCACGTGGGAGCGCCGGACGCTGCTGGTCGCCGCGCTCGCCGTCACCGCCGCCGGCAACCTGTTCGCCGCGCTCGCCCCCGGCTACGGCTCGCTCCTGGTGGCCCGCGTGGTGACCGCGGTCGGCGCCGCGGTGTTCACGCCGGCGGCGAGCGCCGTCGCGGCCCAGCTCACCGCCCCGGAACGCCGGGGCCGCGCGATCGCGCTCGTGTTCGGCGGCCTGACCGTCGCGCTCATCTTCGGCGTGCCGCTCGGCAGCCTCATCTCGCAGCACCTCGGCTACCGGACGGCGTTCGCGCTGGTCGCGGCGTTCTCGCTGGCGAGCGCGCTGGCCGTGCGGCTGGCGCTGCCCTCGGTCGCCGCCCCGCCGCGGGTGAGCTTGGCCGAGCGGTTCGCCGCGGGCCGCGACCCGCGTGTCCTCGTCATGCTGGCCGTGACGGTCCTCGGCTGCCTCGCCGCGTTCATGGTCTACACGTTCGTGTCCCCGCTGCTGGCCGCGACCGCGGGCCTGCACGGCACGGCGGTCACGGTGCTGCTCTTCTGCTACGGCGTCGGCGGTGCGGTCGGCAACTTCGCCGGCGGCCGGGCGGCCGACCGCTGGGGTTCGCGCGCGCCGCTGCTCGTCGTGACGGCCTCGATCACCGTCGTCATGGCGCTGCTGCCGATCGCGACGACGACCCCGATCGCGGCCGGCGTCGCGCTGTTCGTCTGGGGCATGGCGACGTGGTCGTTCAGCCCGCCGGTGCAGCACCGGCTGATCGAGCTGGCCCCGGGCCACGCCGGCCTCGTGCTCTCGCTCAACGCGTCGGCGATCTACCTCGGCGTCGGCCTGTCCGGCGTGGTCGGGGGCGCTGTGCTCGACTCCGGCGGGCCGCTGATCCTGCCGGAGGTCGCGGCTGCCCTGACGCTGCTCGCGCTGGTGCTCGTCGGAGCGGCGTGGGGGCGGGTCCGCGAGCCGGTCGCCGCTTAG
- a CDS encoding DUF1918 domain-containing protein, producing MHAGVGDEIQVHGRTVGSAEQRGEILEVRGPDGAPPYLVRFADGHEALVYPGPDCEVQARAD from the coding sequence ATGCACGCAGGAGTGGGAGACGAAATCCAGGTGCACGGCCGGACGGTCGGGTCGGCCGAGCAGCGCGGCGAGATCCTCGAAGTCCGCGGGCCCGACGGCGCGCCGCCCTACCTGGTCCGGTTCGCCGACGGGCACGAGGCGCTCGTCTACCCCGGGCCCGACTGCGAAGTCCAGGCCCGCGCGGACTAA
- a CDS encoding TrmH family RNA methyltransferase, with protein MSPSVRVRTPGELRKARRKAHPCWGHLVAAPLWPLHGANLGTLLRTCDAVGACLAVPRFPWVPEALRRGNTLRRPACVHWVHDPPGWLARERAAGTRVVGVELAEEAVRLADLPAARGRTIAVLGHEQTGIPPEVLDLLDSVVEIPMVGIGASLNVAVAGSLVLYKLSGLV; from the coding sequence GTGAGCCCGTCGGTCCGGGTCCGCACGCCGGGCGAGCTGCGGAAGGCCCGGCGCAAAGCGCATCCCTGCTGGGGCCACCTGGTGGCCGCCCCGCTCTGGCCGTTGCACGGCGCGAACCTGGGCACGCTGCTGCGCACGTGCGACGCGGTCGGCGCGTGCCTGGCCGTCCCGCGGTTCCCGTGGGTGCCCGAAGCGCTGCGACGCGGGAACACGTTGCGGCGCCCGGCATGCGTGCACTGGGTGCACGACCCGCCGGGCTGGCTGGCCCGCGAACGGGCGGCCGGCACCCGGGTGGTCGGCGTCGAGCTGGCGGAGGAAGCGGTGCGGCTGGCCGACCTGCCGGCGGCCCGCGGCCGCACGATCGCCGTGCTCGGCCACGAGCAGACCGGCATCCCGCCGGAGGTGCTGGACCTGCTCGACAGCGTCGTCGAGATCCCGATGGTCGGCATCGGCGCCAGCCTGAACGTCGCCGTGGCCGGCAGCCTCGTGCTCTACAAACTCTCTGGACTGGTGTGA
- a CDS encoding HhH-GPD-type base excision DNA repair protein: protein MLRELHLTGDPAGDKLLNEDPFALLVGMLLDQQYPMEHAFAGPRKIADRMDGFSLQKIAATDVEAFVEMCVVPPAIHRYGGSMARRVHALAQHIIENYDGRTEGIWLDGRPKPDGPEVLKRLRALPGFGEQKAKIFLALLGKQRGVQPKGWREAAGAYGDRGSRRSIADVTSAETLAEVRAFKKAAKAAAKTS, encoded by the coding sequence ATGCTGCGCGAACTCCACCTGACCGGCGACCCGGCGGGCGACAAGCTGCTCAACGAAGACCCGTTCGCCCTGCTCGTCGGGATGCTCCTGGACCAGCAGTACCCCATGGAGCACGCCTTCGCCGGCCCGCGGAAGATCGCCGACCGGATGGACGGGTTCTCGCTGCAGAAGATCGCCGCCACCGACGTCGAGGCATTCGTCGAGATGTGCGTCGTACCGCCCGCCATCCACCGCTACGGCGGCTCGATGGCCCGCCGCGTCCACGCGCTCGCGCAGCACATCATCGAGAACTACGACGGCCGCACCGAAGGAATCTGGCTCGACGGCCGTCCGAAGCCCGATGGCCCCGAGGTCCTCAAGCGCCTGCGGGCCCTGCCCGGGTTCGGCGAACAGAAGGCCAAGATCTTCCTGGCCCTGCTGGGCAAGCAGCGCGGCGTTCAGCCGAAGGGCTGGCGCGAAGCCGCCGGCGCGTACGGGGACCGCGGCTCGCGCCGGTCGATCGCGGACGTCACCAGTGCCGAGACCCTGGCCGAGGTCCGGGCGTTCAAGAAGGCCGCCAAGGCCGCGGCCAAGACGAGCTAA
- a CDS encoding DUF2165 domain-containing protein, which translates to MGFSARIGGLRSAVVVLTAMTALQMALIAFGNITDFGTNQAFVQHVLAMDTTFRSPDMMWRAITSPGLQNTAYVVIIAWEALSALALIAALVQWLRGRDATARRLATLGWVMWILLFGVGFLAIGGEWFQMWQSEKWNGLQPALQNFLIATVALVVAHLPEKQAVSR; encoded by the coding sequence ATGGGGTTTTCAGCCAGGATCGGCGGCCTGCGCTCCGCGGTCGTCGTCCTCACCGCGATGACCGCGCTCCAGATGGCGCTCATCGCGTTCGGCAACATCACCGACTTCGGCACGAACCAGGCGTTCGTCCAGCACGTGCTCGCGATGGACACGACGTTCCGCTCGCCGGACATGATGTGGCGCGCGATCACCAGCCCGGGCCTGCAGAACACCGCGTACGTCGTGATCATCGCGTGGGAGGCGCTGAGCGCGCTGGCGCTGATCGCGGCACTGGTCCAGTGGCTCCGCGGCCGCGACGCGACCGCCCGGCGCCTCGCCACCCTCGGCTGGGTGATGTGGATCCTGCTGTTCGGCGTCGGCTTCCTGGCGATCGGCGGCGAGTGGTTCCAGATGTGGCAGTCGGAGAAGTGGAACGGGCTGCAGCCGGCGTTGCAGAACTTCCTCATCGCGACGGTGGCACTGGTCGTCGCGCACCTGCCGGAGAAGCAAGCTGTGTCAAGATGA
- a CDS encoding helix-turn-helix domain-containing protein gives MAHVEAWRPAIPGIAEVFHARFTTHAYPLHTHDTWTLLIVDDGVIRYDLDRHHHGALGPAVTLLPPNVAHDGRAATSHGFRKRVLYLDTSVLGDDLIGAAVDRPSVADGLLRTRIHQLHESLAHPGDALEAESRLALVADRLRTHLGRPVSPEPKRGLAEDLRDLLDAKLPEALTLAEAGETLGAHPAYLVRCFGARFGLPPHRYLTGRRVDRARRLLLDGAPAAEVAAAAGFSDQAHLTRHFKRYLGTTPSRYAKTR, from the coding sequence ATGGCGCACGTCGAAGCCTGGCGGCCGGCGATCCCCGGGATCGCCGAGGTCTTCCACGCCCGCTTCACGACGCACGCGTACCCGCTGCACACGCACGACACGTGGACGCTGCTGATCGTCGACGACGGCGTCATCCGCTACGACCTCGACCGCCACCACCACGGCGCCCTCGGGCCGGCCGTGACGCTGCTGCCGCCGAACGTCGCCCACGACGGGCGGGCCGCGACCAGCCACGGCTTCCGCAAGCGCGTGCTGTACCTGGACACGTCGGTGCTGGGCGACGACCTGATCGGGGCCGCGGTGGACCGGCCGAGCGTCGCCGACGGCCTGCTGCGGACCCGCATCCACCAGCTGCACGAGTCCCTCGCCCACCCCGGCGACGCGCTGGAGGCCGAGAGCCGGCTCGCCCTGGTGGCCGACCGGCTGCGAACCCACCTGGGCCGGCCGGTCTCCCCGGAACCGAAGCGCGGGCTGGCGGAGGATTTGCGGGACCTCCTCGACGCGAAGCTGCCCGAAGCGCTGACGCTCGCCGAAGCCGGCGAGACGCTCGGCGCACACCCGGCGTACCTCGTCCGCTGCTTCGGGGCGCGGTTCGGGCTGCCACCGCACCGCTACCTGACGGGCCGCCGCGTCGACCGCGCCCGCCGGTTGCTGCTGGACGGCGCCCCGGCGGCCGAGGTCGCCGCCGCGGCCGGGTTCAGCGACCAGGCGCACCTGACGCGGCACTTCAAGCGGTACCTGGGGACGACGCCGTCGCGGTACGCGAAAACCCGGTGA
- a CDS encoding DUF2000 family protein has product MSSFDTKIAVLLRDDLASWQRLNVTAFLVSGIAHVTPELMGEPYEDADGTAYLPMFGQPVMVFSGTADVLTAAHTRALGRGLRISIFTDELFHTGNDVDNRAAVRAVPGEKLALAGLAVHGPKNAVDKILKGASLHR; this is encoded by the coding sequence ATGAGTTCCTTCGACACGAAGATCGCCGTCCTGCTCCGCGACGACCTGGCGTCCTGGCAGCGGCTGAACGTCACCGCGTTCCTGGTGAGCGGGATCGCCCACGTGACCCCGGAGCTGATGGGCGAGCCCTACGAAGACGCCGACGGCACGGCGTACCTGCCGATGTTCGGCCAGCCGGTGATGGTCTTCTCGGGCACCGCGGACGTCCTCACCGCGGCGCACACGCGCGCCCTGGGCCGCGGCCTGCGGATTTCGATCTTCACCGACGAGCTGTTCCACACCGGCAACGACGTCGACAACCGGGCCGCGGTGCGCGCGGTGCCGGGGGAGAAGCTGGCGCTGGCCGGGCTCGCGGTCCACGGCCCGAAGAACGCGGTGGACAAGATCCTCAAGGGCGCGTCCCTGCACCGTTGA